A DNA window from Cutaneotrichosporon cavernicola HIS019 DNA, chromosome: 2 contains the following coding sequences:
- the NAS6 gene encoding uncharacterized protein (proteasome regulatory particle assembly), with the protein MTAASSALPGPLQSPTPASIESLLEGADDARAHLILGHALQYAVSRADVELVGWLSALDGRWSDILNDEVSTLEDADGWGVVGMAIQSSCGQSEKEEIVRLVVGRWGVVAGPRDGRDRHGWTPLHLAALLSSPQTVSVLLNRGASLSAVNDAGFTPFDLVTGMDGRENLALLLDPWAGGTPRTPSSPQSSSDDASQIAPERRAQIQRRRMRVATCVANARRREEEAGVAAERERWVRERAKHIGVDATVLYSQDHVKEEEGEEDEEEEEEDDDEMEVDEALGGLSSDVRAKVDMDASLLVFSLHQLPVLFDVFITSYRPVCKPRARRALPANALFLYARFAHYRCDAAWLEELLWGAVEAIEGVVYGKSEDLASLAFWEYNITLLLYLLRSDADLAEACADADLLVNFEELINAIHVFIIRIAERKIDEILEPAMLDFEALEDFDGVRFADEWNIFRSFGRKNKDKRETPLAAAVFSPPATTSKRGDGAESPLGTPRSRPTSIQDLRATVVAAKAEAKEVIANGIGKAQAVLGDKPSPRKVADILTSVLLVLQLYEVNPAFNVQVFSQTFFWISSELFNRIITRRKYLCRTKAVQIRMNITALEDWTRANGLPPHIASRHFVPIMQLLQWLQCSSQIKEFDMLIGTAQNLRSLNPLQMRRAVRDYRYEVNEGRMADDCNQYLLQLVRDWEQRRVHISVQQAEDSEAPTVASRDSHAMSIEALFDGSVSLAEWMPETGPEALGELLDSRHMLPFLIPQDIDYLLARPPADAAFSSLMTEKPPLPDGSILSRPLSVASYSSTRPMGWEAPMHKEISRLPVHFFAWMKQRQHVAQLTRDATRQREDKSRVRDDTTPGPPAVPPKAAARNSPEMAAVSTPVRVPDPQRPVTPSTPLGPVSEDREVTPQAGERMSATDRMARVVAQALVNSPRTPLPQQSVQITQAERGLARRASQELRSSDKPAPARESIELRQRSSNGSLANEGSPHYELGRHQRDGDSISSLSSVSSSPDKRRWWPQMAMPKQSPRVVSSASDDIPLQRLKDDVVPLGRLKSGVRQDSAETIRPRRSSKEMLA; encoded by the exons ATgacggccgcgagctcggcgct ACCTGGTCCCCTCCAAtcgccaacgccggcgTCCATTGAGTCACTCCTCGAGGGTGcggacgacgcgcgcgcgcatcTCATCCTCGGGCATGCTCTGCAGTATGCCGTATCacgcgccgacgtcgagctcgtcggtTGGCTATCGGCCCTTGATGGACGATGG TCCGACAtcctcaacgacgaggTATCGACACTCGAAGACGCCGACGGCTggggcgtcgtcggcatgGCGATCCAGAGCTCATGCGGCCAGAGCGAGAAAGAGGAGATTGTAAGACTGGTCGTTGGGCGGTggggcgtcgtcgctggtCCGCGCGACGGGCGAGACCGACACGGCTGGACGCCGCTCCACCTCGCGGCGTTACTCTCGTCCCCGCAGACTGTGTCGGTGCTACTCAACCGCGGCGCATCGCTGTCTGCCGTCAACGATGCGGGCTTTACACCCTTCGACCTTGTGACCGGCATGGACGGGCGCGAGaacctcgccctcctcctcgacccctGGGCAGGTGGGACACCACGCACGCCCTCGTCCCCGCAGTCATCGTCTGACGATGCCAGCCAAATTGCCCCCGAGCGCCGTGCGCAGATCCAGCGGCGGAGGATGCGCGTGGCGACGTGTGTGGCGAACGCAcgaaggagagaggaggaggcgggagTCGCGGCCGAACGGGAGAGATgggtgcgcgagcgcgccaagcaCATTGGCGTGGACGCAACCGTGTTATACTCCCAAGACCATGTtaaggaggaagaaggagaagaggacgaggaggaggaggaggaggacgatgacgagatggaagtagacgaggcgctgggcgGCCTGTCCAGCGACGTGCGCGCCAAG GTGGACATGGACGCGTCGCTTCTCGtcttctccctccaccAGCTCCCGGTTCTCTTCGACGTGTTCATAACCTCGTACCGCCCCGTGTGTAAGCcgcgggcgcggcgcgctctGCCCGCCAACGCGCTATTCCTGTACGCGCGTTTTGCGCACTACCGCTGCGACGCGGCGTGGCTTGAGGAGCTACTGTGGGGAGCCGTCGAGGCGATTGAGGGTGTGGTTTAC ggcAAGTCGGAGGACCTGGCGTCGCTGGCGTTCTGGGAGTACAACATTACCCTGCTGCTGTACCTCCTGCGGTCGGATGcggacctcgccgaggcgtgcgccgacgccgacctaCTCGTCAACTTTGAGGAGCTGATCAACGCCATCCATG TGTTCATCATACgcatcgccgagcgcaagaTTGACGAGATCTTGGAACCGGCCAtgctcgactttgaggcgctcgaggacttTGACGGCGTGCGCTTTGCTGACGAGTGGAACATATTCCGCTCGTTTGGTAGGAAAAACAAAGACAAGCGCGAGACACCTCTAGCCGCGGCCGTGTTTAGCCCaccagcgacgacgtccAAAAGAGGAGATGGCGCCGAGTCACCACTAGGGACGCCAAGGTCCCGGCCGACGTCAATACAGGACTTGAGGGCGACAGTCGTTGCGGCCAAGGCTGAAGCCAAGGAAGTCATAGCCAACGGCATCGGTAAGGCGCAAGCGGTATTAGGCGACAAGCCCAGCCCACGCAAAGTTGCCGACATACTCACGAGTGTGCTGCTCGTCCTGCAGTTGTACGAGGTCAACCCCGCGTTCAATGTGCAGGTGTTCTCTCAGACGTTCTTCTGGATCTCGAGCGAGCTGTTCAATCGGATCATTACGCGCCGCAAATACCTCTGCCGAACAAAGGCCGTGCAGATCCGCATGAACATTACCGCCCTGGAAGACTGGACGCGCGCAAACGGCCTCCCACCACATATTGCAAGCCGACACTTTGTGCCGATCATGCAACTGCTCCAATGGCTACAGTGCTCGTCGCAGATCAAGGAGTTCGACATGTTGATTGGCACGGCACAGAACCTGCGCTCCCTAAACCCGCTCCAAATGCGCCGCGCAGTCCGCGACTATCGGTACGAGGTGAACGAGGGGCGCATGGCCGACGACTGCAATCAGTACCTCCTGCAGCTCGTGCGCGACTGGGAGCAGAGGCGAGTGCACATCAGCGTGCAGCAAGCCGAGGATTCCGAGGCACCGACGGTGGCCAGCCGTGACTCCCACGCGATGTCCATCGAGGCGCTCTTTGACGGTTCGGTGTCTCTTGCCGAGTGGATGCCCGAGACAGGCCCCGAGGCATTGGGCGAGCTCCTAGACTCACGGCATATGTTGCCTTTCTTGATCCCGCAGGACATCGACTacctcctcgcgcggccgccagcggACGCCGCGTTCTCCAGCCTCATGACGGAGAAGCCGCCACTACCGGATGGTTCGATCCTCAGCCGTCCTCTATCTGTCGCGAGCTACTCCTCGACCAGACCTATGGGCTGGGAGGCGCCGATGCACAAGGAGATCTCCCGTCTCCCTGTCCACTTCTTTGCGTGGATGAAGCAGAGGCAACACGTGGCGCAGCTCACACGAGACGCTACGAGACAGCGTGAGGACAAGAGTCGGGTGCGTGACGACACGACGCCCGGTCCACCAGCAGTACCCCCCAAGGCGGCTGCCCGGAACAGCCCAGAGATGGCAGCGGTATCTACGCCAGTAAGGGTACCGGATCCTCAACGACCCGTGACGCCATCAACACCCCTCGGCCCCGTTTCGGAAGACCGCGAAGTGACTCCACAGGCGGGAGAGCGGATGAGCGCAACGGACCGAATGGCTCGCGTAGTAGCTCAAGCCCTTGTTAACAGCCCACGCACACCGCTGCCGCAGCAGTCTGTCCAAATAACGCAGGCCGAGAGAGGcctggcgcggcgcgcttcGCAGGAGCTGCGCTCATCTGACAAGcctgcgccggcgcgtgAGAGCATCGAGCTGCGCCAACGGTCGTCGAACGGCTCACTCGCCAATGAGGGCTCGCCGCACTACGAGCTGGGGCGGCAccagcgcgacggcgactcGATCTCGAGCCTCTCGAGTGTGTCGAGTTCGCCGGATAagaggcggtggtggccgcAGATGGCGATGCCGAAGCAGAGCCCGCGCGTGGTCAGCAGTGCGAGCGACGATATTCCTCTCCAGCGGCTCAAGGACGATGTGGTACCGCTGGGCAGACTGAAGAGTGGGGTGCGGCAGGACTCTGCGGAGACGATCCGGCCCCGGCGCAGCAGCAAGGAGATGCTGGCTTAG
- the SET2 gene encoding uncharacterized protein (Belongs to the class V-like SAM-binding methyltransferase superfamily. Histone-lysine methyltransferase family. SET2 subfamily) yields the protein MDDRDAEAVEALGRVRVVSGPSSPLLSSLSGPPSPPSLKPSLKRSSTSPATLDTLFSPASPRPSVKFDLPSPDLGSGGSHSSSPGPSRRNKDSPALVPQLPLAWDEALASFDSLARCVYERKDLGLSREQDDMMVCDCSYDPDDPFSACGHDSDCINRAIFIECLAKECRTGKHCQNQRLNRHQYAPVDIVLTEKKGYGLRAREDIPAGSLIYEYIGEVVVEKTFRERMAAYAAEGIKHFYFMMLQKEEYIDATKKGGIGRFANHSCNPNCEVQKWVVGRRMRMGIYAKRDVIKGEEVTFNYNVDRYGHTAQPCYCGEYNCVGTIGGKTQTDVGGMDDLLLDALGILDDVTAGGMKGSKKKKSRQLDIDYIPVLRPIELPEAPKVSAAIRQSLEHIPVLTKLLDRVRMTDEPAVHRQLMRLHGFGIMTIILTDQANDRDIVKLALECLDKFKSTMTYRNKVEDSGIEDVIKVLADGGDEQLATVAKDLLDFWSTLEMSYRIPRVQKLQSLDEDDNQNTTTIADHEAMPRRHFQVDDFINTQTVSFKAAPIRPVFFAPPIRHRLPPPPPPPKPVAPAHVVERSKLDAIIAMAAASAQPGAAPVALDTSSGPPRVEEEPRKRQKTAHVLTPEEECKKEKRLTKLVGDVVVRTMSKYKDQMDHDTFKRYAKDCTSTLVEKEKRGRSYASHRHPQLSDEKKAKIKSFTKDFAHKLLRNLKSKGKLRRTASSSSTRLTDHSPNTPAMTPSHMALTPWDTPAKGESSAASVATSTPRGSITGDSLLTEMFGEDDEIDEIDDGGAPSLAPDATPWTSTHDVNTPPPVSPHVNGSAVLERQGSDKPVVVDHASGPFLARGPVLVDRFEGFKSSRRGS from the exons ATGGATgaccgcgacgccgaggccgtcgaggcgctcggtCGCGTGCGCGTCGTCTCTggcccctcctctcccctcctctcctccctctctgGTCCGCCTTCACCCCCATCCCTCAAGCCATCGCTGAAGcgctcgtccacctcgcccgcaACTCTCGACACGCTCTTCTCACCCGCGTCACCTCGCCCCAGCGTAAAGTTCGacctcccctctcccgaCTTGGGGTCTGGAGGGTCTCACTCATCATCGCCCGGACCGAGTCGGCGAAATAAAGACTCGCCAGCCCTGGTCCCGCAGTTACCGCTTGCGTgggacgaggcgctcgcgagCTTTGACTCGCTTGCGCGGTGTGTATATGAGCGCAAGGATCTGGGGTTGAGCCGCGAACAGGATGATATGATGGTGTGCGACTGTTCTTATGATCCTG acgaTCCGTTCAGCGCTTGCGGACACGACTCGGACTGCATCAACCGTGCCATCTTCATCGAATGTCTTGCCAAGGAGTGTAGGACCGGCAAGCACTGCCAGAACCAGCG gctCAACCGGCATCAATATGCACCCGTCGACATTGTCCTAacggagaagaagggctACGGTCTGCGCGCACGTGAAGATATCCCTGC ggGGAGCCTCATCTACGAGTACATCGGTGAGGTGGTCGTCGAGAAGACGTTCCGAGAGCGCATGGCCGCGTACGCAGCCGAGGGTATCAAGCACTTCTATTTCATGATGCTCCAGAAGGAAGAGTACATTGACGCGACGAAGAAGGGCGGCATCGGTCGCTTTGCCAACCACTCATGCAATCCCAACTGCGAGGTGCAGAAGTGGGTTGTCGGGCGGCGCATGCGCATGGGCATCTacgccaagcgcgacgtgatcaagggcgaggaggttaCGTTTAACTACAATGTCGACCGTTATGG acaCACGGCCCAGCCCTGCTACTGCGGCGAGTACAACTGTGTCGGCACGATCGGTGGTAAGACCCAAACGGACGTTGGCGGCATGGacgaccttctcctcgatg CTTTGGGTATCTTGGACGACGTGACAGCTGGCGGCATGAAGGGCAGCAAAAAGAAGAAGTCCCGGCAGCTCGACATCGACTACATC CCCGTCTTGAGACCCATCGAGCTACCAGAAGCACCCAAGGTGTCGGCGGCAATTCGCCAGTCATTAGAGCACATTCCCGTGTTGACCAAGCTTCTCGACCGTGTCAGG atGACCGACGAGCCTGCTGTTCATCGCCAGCTCATGCGTCTACACGGCTTCGGCATCATGACGATCATCCTCACGGACCAGGCGAACGATCGCGACATCGTCAAGCTCGCATTGGAATGCCTGGACAAGTTCAAGTCGACCATGACGTATCGCAACAAGGTGGAGGACTCGGGCATCGAGGATGTCATCAAGGTCCTCGCagacggcggcgatgagCAGCTAGCGACTGTGGCGAAGGACCTCTTGGACTTCTGGTCGACGCTCGAGATGTCGTACCGCATCCCACGTGTCCAGAAGTTACAGTCgttggacgaggacgacaacCAGAACACGACGACCATTGCCGACCACGAGGCCATGCCACGACGCCATTTCCAAGTCGACGACTTCATCAACACACAGACCGTCTCGTTCAAGGCTGCTCCCATCCGCCCCGTGTTCTTTGCTCCACCAATACGGCATCGCCTgccacctccgccgcctccaccaAAGCCCGTCGCGCCGGCACATGTCGTTGAGCGCTCGAAGCTCGATGCCATCATCGCCATGGCCGCCGCAAGTGCGCAACCTGGGGCTGCGCCTGTCGCTTTAGACACCAGCAGTGGCCCACCAcgggtggaggaagagccCAGAAAGCGGCAGAAGACGGCCCATGTCCTGACGCCTGAGGAGGAGtgcaagaaggagaagcgctTGACCAAACTCGTTGGCGACGTGGTCGTCAGGACCATGTCCAAGTACAAGGACCAGATGGACCACGACACCTTCAAGCGCTACGCCAAGGAT TGCACCTCAACCCTGGTAGAAAAGGAGAAGCGGGGTCGTTCTTACGCGTCACACAGACATCCTCAACTGTCAGACGAGAAAAAGGCCAAGATCAAGTCCTTCACCAAGGACTTTGCACACAAGCTCCTGCGCAACCTCAAGTCCAAGGGCAAGCTGCGCCGGActgcctcctcgtcgtcaacacGCTTGACGGACCACTCGCCAAACACGCCGGCCATGACGCCATCGCACATGGCCCTGACGCCGTGGGACACGCCAGCCAAGGGCGAGAGTTCGGCCGCGAGCGTGGCGACTTCGACACCACGGGGGAGCATCACCGGTGACTCGCTCCTGACCGAAATGtttggcgaggacgacgagatcgacgagatcgaTGACGGGGGTGCGCCGTCACTCGCACCTGACGCGACGCCCTGGACGTCCACGCACGACGTGAATACGCCTCCACCCGTCAGCCCGCACGTGAACGGAAGTGCGGTGCTTGAGCGGCAGGGATCGGACAAGCCCGTGGTCGTCGACCATGCGAGCGGACCATTTCTTGCACGGGGTCCGGTGCTCGTGGACCGCTTCGAGGGGTTCAAGAGCAGCCGGCGGGGCAGCTAG
- a CDS encoding uncharacterized protein (Alanine dehydrogenase/PNT, C-terminal domain), with translation MATPFKPRDNPAFILHGKLNTSYEQLPVPEVGPDDVLVQVKETGICGSDVHFYNSGRLGLVSCCGAMALGHESAGEIVQLGANLAAAAESNKPIFRVGDRVTLEPGTTCRMCSDCRTGQYQICEHMEFAAYPPINGTLQRYYKLPHDLVYSLPDNVETIYGAMMEPLSVAVHSVSNVGGLRTNQNVLIFGAGPVGLLAMAVAKGIGAARVIGVDINADRLDFARSYAATDTFTPPSKGEESGAEYALRAAKKLLADLAIPERGHGSIDLVVDATGAETCIAMGLNAVRPGGTFVQTGFGPPDVAIPMFRVVTNEIKIKGSWRYGSGDYPLAIDLVARGLVDLKPLLTHQFSFENALEAFELTRAGKDKDGKPVIKCVIHGPK, from the exons ATGGCAACCCCATTCAAGCCGAGGGATAACCCCGCCTTCATCCTCCACGGCAAGCTCAACACCAGTTATGAGCAG CTTCCTGTACCCGAAGTAGGCCCcgacgacgtcctcgtccaagTCAAGGAAACTGGCATCTGCGGCTCAGATGTGCACT TTTACAACTCGGGCCGTTTGGGCTTGGTGTCGTGTTGTGGGGCGATGGCGCTGGGTCACGAGTCGGCTGGCGAGATTGTGCAGCTTGGAGCGaacctcgccgccgccgcagaaTCCAACAAGCCCATCTTTCGCGTGGGCGACCGCGTGACTCTCGAGCCCGGGACGACGTGCCGGATGTGCTCGGACTGCCGCACTGGTCAATACCAGATCTGCGAGCACATGGAATTCGCAGCCTACCCCCCCATCAACGGCACCCTTCAACGCTACTACAAGCT CCcgcacgacctcgtctATTCCCTCCCCGACAATGTCGAGACAATCTACGGAGCCATGATGGAACCCCTCTCGGTGGCCGTACACAGTGTCTCGAATGTCGGCGGGTTACGTACCAACCAGAACGTGCTTATTTTCGGCGCCGGTCCGGTCGGGTTACTAGCCATGGCCGTGGCCAAGGGGATTGGGGCGGCGCGGGTTATTGGGGTGGATATCAATGCCGACCGGCTGGATTTCGCCCGTTCCTATGCGGCAACGGATACTTTTACCCCGCCATCCAAAGGGGAGGAAAGTGGTGCAGAGTACGCGTTGCGGGCGGCGAAGAAACTCCTGGCCGATCTTGCAATTCCGGAGCGCGGGCACGGGTCTATCGATCTCGTCGTTGACGCGACCGGCGCCGAGACTTGCATCGCCATGGGACTGAATGCTGTTCGGCCGGGAGGCACTTTTGTGCAGACTGGCTTTGGGCCGCCCGATGTCGCTATTCCAATGTTCCGCGTTGTTACGAACGAAATCAAGATCAAGGGATCGTGGCGCTATGGATCGGGCGATTACCCGCTCGCGattgacctcgtcgcccgtGGGCTTGTTGACCTCAAGCCTCTCCTCACACACCAGTTTTCGTTCGAGaatgcgctcgaggcgttTGAGCTCACTCGTGccggcaaggacaaggatGGCAAGCCCGTGATCAAGTGTGTCATCCACGGCCCCAAGTAG
- a CDS encoding uncharacterized protein (Fungal specific transcription factor domain): MEPQHPQRSTPAPDQGDQGAKKKRRRIHLNWMAHICPNQVSKVTQPKSVTIAELTKRVQCLEDALRRNGLAHELETVGGDATPRGPPESSETGSSPGGQVESGMVMAAMLGKLALGHIGTKRYPGMETTAFYLSSPSESEDEESDGDGRTRSRRADAELWRPPWGTSRGISLTGRGHHLPGVLLDRCRAMLCSRRAAKDMFDQFFEVTSWRIQPMTPGFFDMVLASVYDSPEGAHPHDLAVLFATQAMTMLFDADAAAAAPGFQAVDYHQTAYSCLVAGNFYTETTLSSLVCLHLLGSFLINSDDKRLPDGIFPIIGLAVRLAVIAGYHRDAAPTHLSPAEIDWRRRIWHELLALERVHCLTALLPGSISTKHYDTPYPSDAHREGYFWWKWNLGRHMARVFDYWTQTETPDYTAVQDIDAGLRRFLHTLPPHLRCSTFPIGAFPLSRPGAPAVVVSPAPAPTPSPPSANSDYPSTISSERLTHQQYRMATHICMVFFYLHRPSFMRALGAGDTNCELSVRTVVEVCERMLELVKGILTHDQSMSRWFSFAADLFSVLLCQTVLVVKTTDPALAQSRIAVLEEGLAVLEWTARLRPNSKNRALVGRTRRLAAKAREAVARLPANNATAAINGFGLGVPGEVAPVDAGSGIPLHAVPDFTVPSIPFFDFTVPKIEPDLDLGAVSLHLTPDLNMIASTPSDGSGASGAGHATTVPWSTTHGGMEMQAEPSFSMPLAPSTNDDQFDAWLAMLFPSGSESVVGDVVGDVVRDEWMNPSWNAGNPT, from the exons ATGGAGCCACAGCACCCACAGCGCTCTACCCCAGCCCCAGACCAAGGCGACCAAGGCGCAAAAAAGAAGCGTAGGCGTATCCACCTCAACT GGATGGCCCACATCTGCCCCAACCAAGTATCTAAAGTCACGCAGCCCAAGAGTGTGACTATTGCCGAGCTCACGAAACGCGTCCAGTgtctcgaggacgcgttACGGCGGAATGGCCTCGCGCATGAACTTGAGACCGTGGGAGGAGACGCGACCCCACGCGGCCCACCAGAGAGTAGCGAGACGGGGTCCTCGCCAGGAGGCCAAGTCGAGAGTGGCATGGTCATGGCCGCCATGCTCGGCAAGCTGGCGCTCGGTCACATCGGCACCAAGCGGTATCCGGGGATGGAAACGACAGCGTTCTACCTCTCCTCACCtagcgagagcgaggacgaggagagcgatggcgacggACGTACCcgctcgcggcgcgctGATGCCGAACTCTGGCGCCCGCCCTGGGGAACGTCGCGCGGCATCTCTCTCACAGGGAGAGGCCACCATCTTCCAGGCGTGTTGCTGGACCGGTGCCGTGCCATGCTATGTTCGCGTCGAGCAGCCAAGGACATGTTTGACCAGTTTTTTGAGGTCACGAGCTGGCGTATCCAGCCCATGACCCCTGGCTTCTTCGACATGGTCCTCGCGAGCGTGTACGACTCGCCAGAGGGTGCCCACCCgcacgaccttgccgtACTGTTCGCAACCCAGGCCATGACGATGCTTTTCGATGCTgatgcggcggcggccgctCCTGGCTTCCAGGCAGTTGACTACCACCAGACCGCGTATTCTTGTCTGGTGGCTGGCAACTTTTACACCGAgacgacattgtcgtcTCTCGTCTGTCTCCATTTGCTGGGTAGCTTCCTCATCAACTCGGACGACAAACGGCTTCCGGACGGCATTTTTCCCAtcatcggcctcgccgtTAGACTTGCTGTTATTGCTGGATACCACCGCGATGCGGCGCCCACGCACCTCTCCCCGGCCGAGATCGACTGGCGCCGCCGTATCTGGCACGAGTTACTGGCGCTTGAGCGTGTACAC TGCCTCActgccctcctcccggGCTCTATCAGCACCAAGCACTACGACACGCCGTACCCATCGGATGCCCACCGCGAGGGCTACTTCTGGTGGAAGTGGAACCTCGGGCGGCACATGGCGCGCGTGTTCGATTACTGGACACAGACCGAGACACCAGACTATACCG CCGTGCAGGACATTGATGCCGGCCTCCGCCGCTTCCTGCACACCCTACCGCCCCACTTGCGCTGCTCGACGTTCCCCATTGGAGCGTTCCCTCTCAGTCGGCCCGGCGCACCGGCTGTAGTCGTGTCTCCGGCGCCAGCTCCTACGCCGTCGCCCCCCTCCGCCAACTCCGACTACCCCAGCACTATCTCGTCTGAGCGCCTCACCCACCAGCAGTACCGTATGGCGACCCACATCTGCATGGTCTTCTTCTACTTGCACCGACCGAGCTTCATGCGCGCCCTTGGGGCCGGTGACACCAACTGCGAACTGAGCGTACGCACCGTTGTCGAAGTGTGCGAACGcatgctcgagctcgtcaagggcaTCCTAACACATGACCAGAGCATGTCGCGGTGGTTT TCCTTCGCCGCCGATCTCTTCTCCGTCCTCCTGTGCCAAACCGTGCTCGTTGTTAAGACGACTGACCCTGCTCTCGCACAGTCGCGTATCGCTGTTCTCGAAGAAGGCCTCGCCGTGCTGGAATGGACCGCGAGACTGAGACCAAACTCGAAGAACCGGGCGCTGGTCGGCCGCACGcgtcgcctcgccgccaaggcgcgcgaggccgtcgcccgcctccccgCGAACAACGCAACTGCCGCGATTAATGGCTTCGGCTTGGGTGTGCCAGGCGAGGTTGCCCCTGTGGACGCAGGATCCGGAATACCACTCCACGCAGTCCCAGATTTCACCGTCCCAAGTATCCCGTTCTTCGACTTTACAGTTCCCAAGATCGAGCCcgacctcgatctcggcgcaGTGTCCCTACACCTGACCCCCGATCTGAACATGATTGCTTCAACACCTTCAGACGGTTCTGGAGCATCTGGAGCAGGTCACGCGACCACGGTGCCCTGGTCCACCACTCATGGCGGGATGGAGATGCAGGCGGAACCGAGCTTTTCCATGCCTCTAGCCCCGAGCACCAACGACGACCAGTTTGACGCGTGGCTGGCCATGCTGTTCCCAAGCGGCAGCGAATCGGTCGTTGGGGACGTTGTTGGGGACGTTGTTAGGGACGAATGGATGAACCCGAGCTGGAATGCGGGCAACCCTACTTAG
- a CDS encoding uncharacterized protein (Belongs to the mitochondrial carrier (TC 2.A.29) family), with product MAETTAKPLPLPFIYTFTAGAVAGVTELMLLYPLDVVKTRQQLDTSKNPAGMVTVFKNIIKQEGPATLYRGIMAPMMMEAPKRALKFGANGWWGSLFTDNGKKKMTQSLATITGCCAGATESFVVTPFELVKIRMQDKASAHLYKGPMDVVKQVVQQKGLIGLYQGMEPTFWRHWWWNGGYFGSIYTIKEILPKAKGKNGEMINNLAAGTCGGFIGTVINTPFDVVKSRLQLHATGEWTYPALFRIAREEGVAALYKGFAPKVLRLAPGGGVLLLVVEALSGVFRKQLGPPYI from the exons ATGGCCGAGACTACTGCCAAGCCGCTGC CCCTCCCGTTCATTTACACCTTCACGGCGGGTGCCGTTGCTG GCGTCACCGAGTTGATG CTCCTGTATCCTCTCGATGTCGTCAAGACGCGCCAGCAGCTCGACACGAGCAAGAACCCGGCCGGCATGGTGACCGTGTTCAAGAACATCATCAAGCAGGAGGG GCCCGCGACCCTGTACCGCGGTATCATGGCTCCCATGATGATGGAGGCGCCTAAGCGTGCGCTCAAGTTTGGTGCCAACGGCTGGTGGGGTTCGCTGTTCACCGACaacggcaagaagaagatgacCCAGAGCCTCGCGACTATTACTGGTTGCTGTGCGGGTGCGACCGAGTCGTTTGTCGTCACGCCGTTTGAGCTTGTCAAGATTCGTATGCAGGACAAGGCGTCGGCACACCTCTACAAGGGCCCCATGGATGTCGTCAAGCAGGTCGTCCAGCAGAAGGGTCTCATCGG TCTCTACCAGGGCATGGAGCCGACCTTCTGGCGCCACTGGTGGTGGAACGGCGGTTACTTTGGCTCGATCTACACGATCAAGGAGATTCTtcccaaggccaagggcaagaacgGTGAGATGATCAACAACCTCGCGGCGGGTACGTGCGGTGGCTTTATCGGCACTGTCATCAACACGCCGTTTGACGTTGTCAAGTCTCGTCTCCAGCTTCACGCGACCGGCGAATG GACCTACCCCGCGCTCTTCCgcatcgcgcgcgaggagggtgtCGCCGCGCTGTACAAGGGCTTTGCGCCCAAGGTGCTCCGTCTCGCCCCAGGCGGCGGtgtgctcctcctcgtcgtcgaggcgctctcCGGCGTGTTCCGGAAGCAGCTCGGCCCTCCTTACATCTAG